One genomic region from Skermania piniformis encodes:
- a CDS encoding Uma2 family endonuclease, whose product MTRVTADNSLISGSGPITVADLAELPDDGRRYELLDGVLIVSPAPGTRHQAITYRLYGVLEAACPAELAVLGAPYAVHVGENTELQPDLLIGRLADFTATDLPAAPVLVVEVASPSTALIDRNTKKAAYARMGVAHYWIIEPAGPRLTAYRSADGEYHEVATAIGAETFTATTPFPVRFVPRDLLGPFANC is encoded by the coding sequence ATGACGAGGGTGACCGCGGACAACTCGCTGATATCCGGCTCGGGGCCGATCACTGTCGCGGATCTGGCGGAGCTGCCCGATGACGGCCGCCGGTACGAGCTGCTGGACGGGGTGCTGATCGTGAGCCCGGCACCCGGAACCCGGCACCAAGCGATCACCTACCGGCTGTACGGCGTCCTCGAGGCCGCCTGCCCGGCCGAACTCGCGGTACTCGGCGCGCCGTATGCGGTCCATGTCGGGGAGAACACCGAACTCCAGCCCGACCTGCTGATCGGCCGCCTCGCCGACTTCACCGCCACCGACCTGCCCGCCGCCCCGGTACTCGTCGTCGAAGTGGCCTCGCCCAGCACCGCACTGATCGACCGCAACACCAAGAAGGCCGCGTACGCCCGCATGGGCGTCGCCCACTACTGGATCATCGAACCCGCCGGACCCCGACTCACCGCGTACCGCTCGGCCGACGGCGAATACCACGAGGTCGCCACCGCGATCGGCGCCGAAACCTTCACCGCGACCACGCCGTTCCCCGTCCGGTTCGTGCCACGCGACCTGCTCGGTCCGTTTGCCAACTGCTGA
- a CDS encoding DUF808 domain-containing protein produces the protein MAGGLAALLDDIAAIAKVAAASVDDVGAAAGRASVKAAGVVVDDTAVTPRYVTGFTPQRELPIIRKIAIGSLRNKLLIILPIAMVLSQFLPWLLTPILMLGGTYLCFEGAEKIWEKVSGHDPAAAGPVAEQGADHEKSMVAGAIRTDLILSAEIMVIALNEVSDQPFLSRLIIMIVVAIAITVMVYGVVAIIVKMDDVGLHLATTRTGGVAGLGRGLVKAMPVVLSVLSTVGIVAMLWVGGHILLVGVDDLGWHWLYEQVHHAEHAVSGWLPAIGGFLGWLTNTAISAVIGLAVGAVVVAIMHVIPRRKKAAAH, from the coding sequence ATGGCGGGCGGACTGGCAGCACTGTTGGACGACATCGCGGCGATCGCCAAGGTGGCCGCAGCGTCGGTCGACGACGTCGGTGCGGCCGCCGGTCGGGCCAGCGTCAAGGCGGCGGGCGTCGTCGTCGACGACACCGCGGTCACCCCGCGTTACGTCACCGGCTTCACCCCGCAGCGCGAACTGCCGATCATTCGGAAGATCGCGATCGGTTCACTCCGCAACAAACTGCTGATCATCCTGCCGATCGCGATGGTGCTCAGCCAGTTCCTGCCGTGGCTGCTCACCCCGATCCTGATGCTCGGCGGCACCTACCTGTGCTTCGAAGGTGCGGAAAAGATCTGGGAAAAGGTCAGCGGTCATGACCCGGCCGCCGCCGGTCCGGTTGCGGAGCAAGGCGCCGACCACGAGAAGTCCATGGTGGCCGGCGCGATCCGCACCGACCTGATTCTCTCGGCCGAGATCATGGTGATCGCGCTCAACGAGGTGAGCGATCAGCCGTTCCTGTCCCGGCTGATCATCATGATCGTCGTCGCGATCGCGATCACCGTGATGGTGTACGGCGTGGTCGCGATCATCGTGAAGATGGACGATGTCGGGTTGCACCTGGCCACCACCCGGACCGGCGGAGTGGCCGGTCTGGGACGTGGGTTGGTCAAGGCGATGCCGGTGGTGTTGTCGGTGCTGTCCACGGTCGGAATCGTCGCCATGCTCTGGGTGGGCGGGCACATCCTGCTGGTCGGCGTGGACGATCTGGGCTGGCACTGGCTCTACGAGCAGGTGCATCACGCCGAGCACGCGGTGTCCGGCTGGCTCCCGGCGATCGGCGGTTTCCTGGGCTGGCTGACCAATACCGCGATCTCGGCGGTGATCGGCCTGGCCGTCGGGGCCGTGGTGGTCGCGATCATGCACGTGATTCCACGGCGGAAGAAGGCCGCCGCGCACTGA
- a CDS encoding S9 family peptidase, translated as MTSETSYPRESARTQRYTLGLPRDVVVSPDGRRILFLRSRSGTDPVTCLWVVDAATGTETLVADPAALLAGDDHDLPAAERARRERAREAAGGITGFATDAPAGLAAFALAGRLFVADLTAGTTRELAVAGPVFDPRPDPTGRRIGYVSDHRFRIADLAGSWHEPAGTAGWHEPAGTADDTPEVGWGGAEFIAAEEMGRFRGFWWSPDGERLAVTRVDDSDVQRWHIADPARPEQAPITRPYPAAGTPNAAVTLHIVGVADGRTEVVWDRPAFEYLTDVAWSAAGLICTVQSRDQRQLQVLDVDPTTGATRPRWTDTDDDWVELVPGVPRLRPDGALVTCADRDGARRLLLDGTPVTPADLQVRAVTTVDGPGIVFTANRLDDATDIQVWRYHDGDLTALTTAPGVHRAAAAGGTVVIGTATLAEPGTRWATRDGVELTSHAAAPTRRATPTLHFFGKRRLATAVLLPANHDGSPLPVLLDPYGGPHGPRVLRSHNAHLASQWFADQGFAVLVIDGRGTPGRGTAWERAVHHDLATAVLDDQVDGLHAAADELGVLDLSRVAIRGWSFGGYLAALAVLRRPDVFHAAVAGAPVTEWRLYDTHYTERYLGDPAAQPEVYDAGSLLPLAPDLRRPLLLIHGLADDNVVAAHTLQLSSALLAAGRPHEVLPLVGVSHMTPQEVVAENLLLHQLDFLRRSLGPERVGAV; from the coding sequence GTGACCAGCGAAACGAGCTATCCGCGGGAATCGGCCCGGACTCAGCGCTACACCCTCGGCCTACCGCGCGACGTGGTCGTGTCGCCGGACGGGCGGCGGATCCTGTTCCTGCGCAGCCGCAGCGGCACCGATCCGGTCACCTGCCTGTGGGTGGTCGACGCCGCAACCGGAACCGAGACGCTCGTCGCCGACCCGGCCGCGCTGCTGGCCGGGGACGATCACGACCTGCCCGCGGCCGAGCGCGCCCGCCGCGAACGGGCGCGTGAAGCGGCGGGCGGGATCACCGGGTTCGCCACCGATGCACCAGCCGGGCTGGCCGCCTTCGCCCTGGCCGGGCGGCTGTTCGTCGCCGACCTGACCGCCGGCACGACCCGGGAACTCGCGGTTGCCGGGCCGGTGTTCGACCCCCGACCGGACCCGACCGGACGTCGCATCGGCTACGTCAGCGACCATCGGTTCCGCATCGCGGATCTCGCCGGCAGCTGGCACGAGCCGGCCGGTACCGCCGGCTGGCATGAGCCGGCCGGCACCGCCGACGACACACCGGAAGTCGGTTGGGGCGGCGCGGAGTTCATCGCCGCCGAGGAGATGGGCCGGTTCCGCGGTTTCTGGTGGAGCCCGGACGGCGAACGACTCGCGGTGACCCGGGTGGACGACAGCGACGTGCAGCGATGGCATATCGCCGACCCGGCGCGGCCCGAGCAGGCACCGATCACCCGGCCCTACCCCGCCGCGGGCACGCCGAACGCCGCGGTGACCCTGCACATCGTCGGCGTGGCCGACGGCCGTACCGAGGTCGTGTGGGATCGCCCGGCGTTCGAGTACCTGACCGACGTGGCCTGGTCCGCGGCCGGGCTGATCTGCACCGTCCAGTCCCGTGATCAACGGCAGCTGCAGGTGCTCGACGTCGACCCGACCACCGGCGCAACCCGGCCCCGCTGGACCGACACCGACGACGACTGGGTGGAGCTGGTGCCCGGGGTACCCCGGCTACGCCCCGACGGCGCGCTGGTCACCTGCGCGGATCGGGACGGCGCGCGGCGGCTGTTGCTCGACGGCACCCCGGTCACCCCGGCCGACCTGCAGGTGCGCGCGGTCACCACCGTCGACGGGCCCGGGATCGTGTTCACCGCCAATCGACTCGACGACGCGACCGATATCCAGGTGTGGCGCTACCACGACGGCGACCTGACGGCGTTGACCACGGCGCCGGGCGTGCATCGGGCCGCCGCCGCCGGCGGCACCGTGGTGATCGGAACGGCCACCCTGGCCGAACCGGGGACCCGATGGGCCACCCGCGACGGCGTCGAGCTGACCTCGCATGCCGCCGCGCCGACCCGCCGCGCCACCCCGACGCTGCACTTCTTCGGCAAACGCCGGCTGGCTACCGCGGTGCTGCTGCCGGCGAACCACGACGGCAGCCCGTTGCCGGTATTGCTCGATCCGTACGGCGGCCCGCACGGTCCGCGGGTGCTGCGCTCACACAACGCACACCTGGCGTCGCAATGGTTCGCCGATCAGGGTTTCGCGGTGCTGGTGATCGACGGTCGCGGCACGCCCGGCCGGGGTACTGCCTGGGAGCGTGCGGTGCACCACGACCTCGCGACCGCCGTGCTCGACGACCAGGTGGACGGGCTGCACGCGGCCGCCGACGAACTCGGGGTGCTCGACCTGTCCCGGGTGGCGATCCGGGGCTGGAGTTTCGGCGGCTACCTGGCGGCCCTCGCCGTGCTGCGCCGGCCGGACGTGTTCCACGCCGCCGTTGCCGGGGCCCCGGTCACCGAATGGCGGCTCTACGACACCCATTACACCGAGCGCTATCTCGGCGATCCGGCCGCGCAGCCCGAGGTGTACGACGCCGGGTCGCTGCTCCCGCTCGCGCCCGACCTGCGCCGGCCGCTGCTGCTGATCCACGGGCTGGCCGACGACAACGTCGTCGCCGCACACACCCTGCAACTGTCCAGCGCACTGCTGGCCGCCGGTCGGCCGCACGAGGTGCTGCCGCTGGTCGGGGTATCGCACATGACGCCGCAGGAGGTGGTCGCGGAGAACCTGCTACTGCATCAGCTCGACTTCCTCCGCCGCTCGCTCGGCCCGGAACGTGTCGGTGCGGTGTGA